Below is a window of Desmonostoc muscorum LEGE 12446 DNA.
GACAATTATGGGTGGGGTTCATCCTACCTATATGTATAATGAAGTTCTGAATGAAGCTCCTTGGGTAGATTATATTATTCGCGGAGAAGGGGAAGAGATTACAGTTAATTTGATGAATGCGATCGCTAATGGTACTTTAGAGAGCGATCGCCGGAATATTTTAGGAATTGCTTTCCTCGAAGATGGGCAAGTCATCGCTACACCAGCCCATCCCCCCATTGCTGATTTAGATACCCTTACCCCAGATTGGGATCTATTAGATTGGAAGAAATATATCTATACTCCTCTCAACGTGCGGGTGGCAGTTCCCAACTATGCTAGAGGATGTCCCTTCACCTGCCGTTTTTGTTCTCAGTGGAAATTCTGGCGCAAATACCGTTCTGGTAGTCCCAAGAAATTCGTCGATCAAATTGAAATCTTGGTGAAAAAACACAAAGTTGGTTTTTTCATTCTTGCCGACGAGGAACCAACCATCAACAAACCCAAATTTATTGCGCTATGTAACGAATTGATCGAACGCAATCTGGGTGTTTACTGGGGAATCAATACACGGGTGACAGATATCTTGCGGGATGAGCAAGAATTACCTCTTTACCGCAAAGCCGGACTGGTTCATGTTTCCTTGGGTACAGAAGCAGCAGCACAGCTAAAGTTGAATTTGTTCCGCAAAGAAACGACTATCGAAGAAAACAAGCGGGCGATTCAGCTGTTAAAGAAAAATGGCATGGTTGCTGAGGCTCAATTTATTATGGGTTTGGAGAACGAAACCCCAGAGACAATTGAGCAAACCTATCAGATGGCTTTGGATTGGAAAACAGACATGGCCAACTGGAATATGTTTACACCTTGGCCATTTTCCGAGTTATTTGAAGATTTAGGCGATCGCGTAGAAGTTCGGGATTATTCCCAATATAACTTTGTGACGCCAATTATGAAACCAGACGCAATGGAACGGGAGGATGTACTCAAAGGAGTACTGCGAAACTATGCCCGTTTTTACCTCCGCAAAACCATTGAGTACTGGTTTGTAAAAGATCCCTTTAAACGCAAATATCTTTTAGGTTGCTTGAAGGCTTTTGTGAAAACTACTCTCAACAAACGTTTTTACAACCTCAAGCGAGTTAAGTACAAGGGTTTACACACCGAAATCGAGCTTGGTTTTGATGAATCGAAGATTCTCACCCGCGAACAAATCACCCAGCGTCAGCAGGAACATCCAGAACTGATGGCGGATGTAAATTTTACAGGCAATATTTCTGCCTGCGGTGCCCCCAATGAATTACCAGAATTTGTTGAGGAAGAACAAGTTTCAAAAAAGTAGTCACAGAGTTACAGTGACTCAAGCGCAAAGTCCACGAGTTAAGGCAAAAGACGCAATAAATCGCCAGACAACGATTTATTGCGTCTTTGCGATCTAGAATTTTCATCAAAAAACCTTAACCGATCTACGAAACGCTTTGCAAATGGCGGGCGTAGCCATAGCTAAAAAATAGTAGTTCATGATACCGTAATTTTGTCTGAATATGGAATCATATCGCCCTGTGAATGGGAGATGATGTATAAAAGGAGTTGCTGCAATGTCCACAACACCGACTACTCGATTAATTTTAGAGACTTTACTTCCCCATCTGAAAGTAGCAGCAGCCTATGCCAGTTTTCTACAACCAAAAATTGCTGCACTTCCCGCTAAAGAAGAAGGAAAAAATTTTTTTGCGGCTGCACTTACTGATGCGGATTTGGCAATTCAAAATCTGGTGGAAGTAGTACTGCTGGGTACTTTCCCAGAGATCCGCTTTTATGGGGAAGAGTATGAAAGTTCTAGAAACACTAAGTATTTTCGTAGTACTGAACTTGGTTTGTCAGGTGATTATTTAGTCACACTCGACCCAATTGATGGCACGAAGTTTTACATGGATGGACATTCTAATTACCAAATTATTCTGACTATTTTAAATGCGGATGATTTTGAGGCAGTACTGGCGATTTCTCCTGCTCAAAATGTTTATTTTTATGCTTTTCGAGGCGAAGGTGCTTTTAAAGGAACGCTGGCAATGAATTTAGAAGCCTGCATTCCCTTGGAAATTACATCACCCAAACCTGCTGTATTGTTGGGATGGGGAATGAATGCGATCGCACCTTTAATAAAAGACCGCTATCAAGTAATTGATATTGCCAATGACTATTCTAGTGATATTCAAATTCCCAATCTCAATGGTATTCTGAGTGGTGATTTGAGTGGAGCAGTAATCAGAGCGGGCAAATTTATTGATGGTGGCGCCCTGGCTTTTTTGGCAAAAGAAGCTGGCTATCTTGTCACTACTCTGGATGGTTCTATTTTACCGCCCCTGCATACTTGTAAAAACTATAGCCTGCCTGGATTGATCGTAGCTGCGTCAAAATCGGTTCATCAAGATTTGCTGTCAGCAATGCAAAGCTTACCCGAAAGCTAAAAGTAATACTGACTGCATTCTGAATTCTCTTTTAACAAAGTATGTTCAGTTTAATTCCCCTGCCTCTACAGGCAGAACGTTTTGTGTCGGAGTTAAATCCCCGTTAAAAAACGTAATTACGAATTACGAATTACGAATTACGAATTATTTTAACTTTTACCTTGTAAAAATTCTTGAATGCGGTTGACAAATTCTTCTACTTCTGAAATTAACTTAGTCGTACCTTTATGCTCCTGCTGGAGAGCTTGTTGTTCTAGTTTATCAACTGCTAAGTACATAGCTGTGGCTCCAATGTTAGCACTAGCACCTTTAAGGTAATGAGCTTCTCGGACAATTTGCCCAAAATCATAAAGTGCGATCGCACTTTTAATAATTTCTAAACGGGGTTGAATATCTTGAATAAAGATTTGTAAGAGATTTAATTCAAATTGTGTGTCATTATCCGATACCTGATGCAGGTGTTCCC
It encodes the following:
- the bchE gene encoding magnesium-protoporphyrin IX monomethyl ester anaerobic oxidative cyclase produces the protein MRILMIQPNYHSGGAEIAGNWPPSWVPYVGGALKTAGFSDICFIDAMTDYISDDVLAKMIAKHQPDVVLATAITPMIYQSQKTLKIVKEVCPQAKTIMGGVHPTYMYNEVLNEAPWVDYIIRGEGEEITVNLMNAIANGTLESDRRNILGIAFLEDGQVIATPAHPPIADLDTLTPDWDLLDWKKYIYTPLNVRVAVPNYARGCPFTCRFCSQWKFWRKYRSGSPKKFVDQIEILVKKHKVGFFILADEEPTINKPKFIALCNELIERNLGVYWGINTRVTDILRDEQELPLYRKAGLVHVSLGTEAAAQLKLNLFRKETTIEENKRAIQLLKKNGMVAEAQFIMGLENETPETIEQTYQMALDWKTDMANWNMFTPWPFSELFEDLGDRVEVRDYSQYNFVTPIMKPDAMEREDVLKGVLRNYARFYLRKTIEYWFVKDPFKRKYLLGCLKAFVKTTLNKRFYNLKRVKYKGLHTEIELGFDESKILTREQITQRQQEHPELMADVNFTGNISACGAPNELPEFVEEEQVSKK
- a CDS encoding inositol monophosphatase family protein — translated: MSTTPTTRLILETLLPHLKVAAAYASFLQPKIAALPAKEEGKNFFAAALTDADLAIQNLVEVVLLGTFPEIRFYGEEYESSRNTKYFRSTELGLSGDYLVTLDPIDGTKFYMDGHSNYQIILTILNADDFEAVLAISPAQNVYFYAFRGEGAFKGTLAMNLEACIPLEITSPKPAVLLGWGMNAIAPLIKDRYQVIDIANDYSSDIQIPNLNGILSGDLSGAVIRAGKFIDGGALAFLAKEAGYLVTTLDGSILPPLHTCKNYSLPGLIVAASKSVHQDLLSAMQSLPES